DNA sequence from the Vicia villosa cultivar HV-30 ecotype Madison, WI linkage group LG3, Vvil1.0, whole genome shotgun sequence genome:
CCCTACTTTTTGTATAATTAAGTATAAATTGCATTTAATCGAGTTTTTGTATATTTGtgtatcgtttgatagttttcgattcattttataggtattaatGCGTTATTGGAGCATGAACAATAAAGTatcgaagacacgacttcaaatgcgcgattttgagcaactcatcaacgaataaagctcaaaatcaaggaataaaaaatcatcaatttgattTATATTCTGTCATTGTTAAAAAGATCATTGAATACGATTTCCAACACTTCGAACCGGgggcaaatcggagttacggttctcaggTTATGGTCAAAACAGTGCAGAATTTTCTGCTGTTGCTAATGGTGTAGTTTGCCCGGAGAATCCAGACTCGTCCGGTGAATCTGGCAGGACAGAAATACGTTAAAAGGGGTAAAAGCACATTTTTTAGGTTACGTTTTGGGTAATGTTGGTCCCAATTTatcaaaccttcattttttaAGTAGATTATATACAAGCTTGATAAGTTTCTTCTCTCTAGACAATGAATTATTTCCTGTTCATATTCACTTTTATGTCTTTATGCTTTAACCATTCTAAACTAAACTCATAACTACGGAAATTATTGAAtggcagttcagtagcactaatccctgtggagacggtacgatataacctatatctaAACAAATActtacttttgttgcttgccgcttatACAACTTCAACAACAGGTTATGGAGATAAAAGTTTCGCATCTAAATATTTGATGAAGGCAACACATGGAAAAATATTTCAACATTGATAATTATAGTATAACCAAAGAAAGCATCTTATGACTCAACAAAAGAACTCAAGATCAAATGCATGTACAATCAAAAACTATCTAGCATGAGTCTTAAAGTTTTAGAGAAAGGTGTGAAAGCTTGGCAGGTCATGTTTATGTGTCTGTCTGAGTGACTCAGATATTGTAAAATTAAGGAATTATCTTAAGAATACTAAgacaactctctctctctctctctgagtgACTCAGATATTGTAAAAGTAAGGAATTATCTTAAGAATACTAAgacaactctctctctctctctctctctctctctctctctctctctctgtctgAGTGACTTAGATATTGTAAAAGTAAGGAATTATCTTAAGAATACTAAgacaactctctctctctctctctctctctctctctctctcacacacacacacacacacacacacacacacacacctcaaaacattttctcaaatatgtttaaataagaaaatcatcttctaagCCCATACAAGTGATTAAAAAGATGAACAAGCCTTTTTACAccatttttaaactaattaatcaATTGGTAAGTTGTGTCAATCGATTGATGAAACTTTTCTAAGCCATCTAATCGATTAGAGCATCAAGCTAATAGATTAGAAGTGCGTTAAATGGTTATCCAAATGATAAGGACAACACATTAATGACTTGCAATGGATCTATATCCAAAACTTTCTAATTGGGCTTGCTAATCTATTAAAAGTGAgttgtctaatcgattagattcTTATGCTACTCGATTAGGTCATTAATTTGGCCCgtgaattattttcattttttgtttttttaactaaTATATAAAGGAGCCACACCTCCACTTCAAATCATGCCATTTTCCaacattttactattttttttgaatttatctCTCTAATCTCCTTCTCACTCTCTAGAAAAAATATCTTTTAACTTTATATTGCCTTAGTGCTAGTAAGTGAAGTTTTGCTTGTAGGAAGAAATTTTTTGTAAGTGGTCGTGTCGATCGTTTATATTCTTAAGGATGCGATACTTTTAAGAGATTGAGTTTGGTTCTTGAGATAAACTTGTCATAAAatctatgtgtttggtttcttAATCTTTGCGGAAAAAAGCTTTGCTTTGGTTATTGAGATTAGCCATAAATCTCACGGTTCATTAGCTTAGCATGGGGTAAAAGTTGTCTTTGGTTGGAGATAAGCCTGTAAAAATCTCAAGATCAGATTGTATTAAGGTTCGTAGGCATAATCTTCAAAAGCTCAAAGTTTATAGTCAAAATTTCAAGAAGACCTCTTGGGGATAAGACCAGGCAAATGTTCGACCAAACCTGCATAAATCACTGGTGCAATTTTTCTAACCCTATCATTTTATTTTCTAGAATTTACTTTCAGTATTCTATTTTCGTTGTAATTTACTCACCTAAAATTACTAATACGATCTTAATTGAAAAAAGTATAAAATTAATCACGACTTTTAAATACCACAATTCACCTCTTCTTGTGCTCGAAGTCACTTGTCCAACATGGATATTTACTTGAAATCATTATAGAtcaatctcaaactttataggtatgatttaTATGATAGTATTTTTCAATCCAacgattgattttaaaaaatatttattcaaaatgaagttatgagcgagtgtaacttttcaggtgtaatttgatctctctctctctctctctctatatatatatatatatatatatatatatatatatatatatatatatatatatatatatatatatatatatatatatatatatatatatatatatatatatatatatatatatatatatatatatatataatttaaaaagtgTATGGTTTAATTTATACAAATTGAAAATGATAGTATAGTTACAATATATCGTCAATTTTATCTGAGCAACTCTAAAACAAAGCCAAAAATTATTGTCTGGTGTGGTTTCGAAGATTCATCTTTGAATTTTGTCTAGTGTGaatacggagatgcatctctggattAATTTTTGTCAAAAAATGACGTTTCAGTGAAGAATGCAAGAGGTGTACATGGAATGGTCGCGGAATCTCTAGactaaattttagaaaaaaaaatataaggtgAGCTCAAGTGAGCGTAATTTGGTAAGACGTAGTGTGCATCCGAAGATGCATTTCTAGAATCAGAGgaacatttttgaatttttataggGTATTTTTCCAGAAATTAGCAATTTCCaataaaattttcaatcaaaattaGGTTGATTGAACACTTTAAAATAAAGTTTATACTCAATTGAATTAATTGAACATTAAAGTTTTTGAAAGGAGTAAAGTTTTAGGATGAATGGGAaggattattttaaaatattcaagggaaaaaaaaattcaaagtggAGATACAAATAGACATATAGTGAGTATATCTAGAGATTTTGAGaggttaaaatcaaaatttttctAGGGGTTAAAATTAAGGGTATTCATGATTCATAAACTGCATTGAACTGAATCACATAAATGATTCAATTCAGTTTTTAGTAATCACATTAATAAAAgttcaattaaatataaaaacagTTTTCATTCAATTATAAATTGGTTTAGGCCGATttgaatatataaattaattttaaaccaGTTTATAATTACAAACTagttttatattataaattaggtcaaaaacaaACTTTAGAAAATTCATTAATTCATATCCGTGTTTAAAGAGACAAGTGACTAAAGTGAATACTCTGTTTGCGTTTTGAACATTTAGATtataaaagttttgaaaaatttaTTAATCGAAATATGTGAAATCTAAAAAATTTTGAAAACCTTATATTtacttatcttttaattaatataatatttatagttTATGTATATGCACTGTGCACACACTCGGTAAAATGCTTTATCTGTTATGAGACACTAGAATTTTACAGATGACTTAATATAATGAGATTAcgaaatcattaaaaaataattattttaataacacTCAGTAAAACCAACAACTAAAGATTTGCAATTTGGAAAGCGAAAACTGAGCATATAGTAAAAAGATTTGCAATTTGGAAAGCGAAAACTGAGCATATAGTAAACATAGTATGCAattacattttaaattttttaaaaaagtggaAAAGGATAAACAGTTTAAATTAGTTAAAACCGGTTTATAAACTTAAAACCAAATTTGATTAATCGAATTGTTTATAATATATGATTCAGtttattaatcatttaaatttattaatcatTTAAATGGTTTAAGTTATTTTTGGTTCAGTACAATTTAGTTTAGGTATATAGGccaattaaccatatttttgcacacccctagttaaaatcaaaattttgaatatcatGGAAGAccacaaatatatttataaataaataaaaaattcaatttcGTTAGTGGATTAGTTAATTTATCTCGTGAGACTGTATGTTTGGAAAGTTGGTTTTCCACATCCAAAACGCGTGTCTGCTAGATACTACAATTTCTAGCTTTGTGATTTCCAGGTTATATATACATCTGGACATGATAAAAGAGTGATAGAAGCTCAATCAAACATTCACTATATAGTAACTATTAACACAGACATACATTAAGATAACGCCTCTAGTTAACCCAGACATACATTAAGATAACGCCTCTAAAAAGATGAATGGAGCAGATAGCTTTAACATTTAATATAATAGTGCAATAACATAAGTAAATAAATGGTCTGAAACACCATTTTCAGTTATAAATTAGCTACTTGCTTTGGTTCATATCATAGCCTATATTCTATTTTCCTGAGATGTAACCTAATGTCCTAGCAATCCTAATGAATGTCTGCTCCTGACTGGATCTTTCTTCCATTATAAatctttaatttataataattaatataattgaagTCTCAAAACCCCTCTCTtcagtaaaaaaacaaaaaactcacAATATAATCAATTGTCAGAGACCATATCTCCATTAACATAATGCAGTTCGTTCATCTCAATGCTCTTTGTCGGTATGTCTTCATCTGGCACAAACATCCCAACGCTCTTTGCCGGTATGTCTCCAAACATCCCATCGCTCTTTGCTGGTATGTCTCTGTTTGGATCAAGCATTCCATCACTCTTTGCCGGTATGTCTCCGTTTGGCGCAAACATTCCATCGCTCTTTGCTGGTATGTCTCCATTTGGCGCAAACATCCCATCGCTCTTTGCCGGTATGTCTCCGTTTGGCGCAAACATCCCATCGCTCTTTGCCGGTATGTCTCCGTTTGGCGCAAACATCCCATTGCTCTTTGCTGGTATGTCTCCGTTTGCTGGTATGTCTCCATTTGGCACAAACGACACTTCTGTAACAACATTCCCAAGATTGACCTCTTTGGATTGAAATTCTGTTGACTTCCCATCATCAAACACTTCTTTATTATTCAAAGCAAAAGACCCGTCTCTAGCTAACGTCTCTTTCTCATGATGGATAGTTGTCTCTTCCTCATGATGGTTAGTCAATACTCTATCCTCAGAATTCTTCACAGCTTTTGAAGGGAGCATTGCTTCGGATTTGGTTTCCTGGATGCCAGATTCATCATTAGCACTTGCAAGGGATAGAGATACTCCATCCTCAGAATCCTTCATAGCTTCTGAAGGGAGCATTGCTTCGGATTTGGTTTCCTGGATGCCAGATTCATCATTAGCACTTGCAAGGGATAGAGATACTCCATCCTCAGAATTCTTTACAGCTTCTGAAGGGAGCATTGTTTCGGATTTGGTTTCCTGGATGCCAGATTCATCATTAGCACTTGCAAGTGATTCTATCCTGTGATTGATATTTGCTCCATCGCCAGCATTGTCAACACGAGGCTTCTTGTCTTTAGACGGCTTCCTTTTGGGAAATTTCCTTTTAAAGCGTGCTTTCTTAGGCTTTGGAGCTTTTGAAGCCTCATCAGCGACAGAATCTGCTGCCCTTTTTCTGGATGGAATGACAGTCAAATGGCCAAACTGGTTTTGAGAAGCCTGAGATGCATTTGTCTGGATAGCTAATAAAGCAGTTCTAGCGGCTTTTAACTCTGCTTccttctttgtttttgttgttccCCCAATATAGAGAATCCCTCCAATGTCGACCGTACATGAAAATAACGGTGCTCTACCTGGTGGCGTATCATCTTTTTTGCAATGATACGTTGGCATTGCATAGTTCattttctgagcatactcctgaAGTAGATTCTTGCATAATCCAGTTTCATGCTGGAAGAAACATCATTAAAATGATCAGAGGCAGTAAAAATAAATGACCTGAGCAACTGTAATATATTAAAATGCAGAACATAGAATGGGGAACATCTCAGATAAATATGCAACAACTATATTTCTTCTAATCATCAAAAAGGACAAGAACAGAGTGGTAGTGAGTGCAAACACGTAAGATGGTCAACTTAGGTTAAGCAAAAATAGGAAAAATTCGATTATATGAACAAAGCAAAGTCATCCAATCCTGCTGCATACTAAGAAAACTAGAAAAATACCCATTAGCTAATCAGCATAAAAGGATAATCACTCTTGAAATTAGAAAATTCAGGAATTTGTCCCTTCAAATAGAAACGTTAATTATCCCAAAGAGCAGAAGCAATATGAAAAATAATCGACAACAGTCACTATAATCAGAACTATCAATTACTACAGACAATAAAAATTCACAATTTGTAAAGACTTTGCAAAGACTACTTACAACAGGTTGAGTGATGGACTGATTAACTTCACCAGATTTGGCCAACTCCATCAAAGCAACCTCT
Encoded proteins:
- the LOC131660947 gene encoding double-stranded RNA-binding protein 8-like, which translates into the protein MSTANEDFQGVSNCYVFKSRLQEYAQKAGLPTPVYETTKDGPSHEPCFRSTVIVNQVRYDSLPGFFNRKAAEQSAAEVALMELAKSGEVNQSITQPVHETGLCKNLLQEYAQKMNYAMPTYHCKKDDTPPGRAPLFSCTVDIGGILYIGGTTKTKKEAELKAARTALLAIQTNASQASQNQFGHLTVIPSRKRAADSVADEASKAPKPKKARFKRKFPKRKPSKDKKPRVDNAGDGANINHRIESLASANDESGIQETKSETMLPSEAVKNSEDGVSLSLASANDESGIQETKSEAMLPSEAMKDSEDGVSLSLASANDESGIQETKSEAMLPSKAVKNSEDRVLTNHHEEETTIHHEKETLARDGSFALNNKEVFDDGKSTEFQSKEVNLGNVVTEVSFVPNGDIPANGDIPAKSNGMFAPNGDIPAKSDGMFAPNGDIPAKSDGMFAPNGDIPAKSDGMFAPNGDIPAKSDGMLDPNRDIPAKSDGMFGDIPAKSVGMFVPDEDIPTKSIEMNELHYVNGDMVSDN